The Bacteriovorax sp. Seq25_V genome has a window encoding:
- the pilB gene encoding type IV-A pilus assembly ATPase PilB: MFRKEFADVISKTGMVPLKDLRPLLMDKDKDSISELGLLEFSFFDDVKFAKQVAGNYSVPYIDLMKASVPDRILKLVRRTDILKYRAIPIQKTGKSVSLAIFDPSLIARQAELQSLFQHPVDFILTSLRAWKRLFEKIEVSIDEVLETVKEVKADSGVNENLVEEDIGDDVIRFVNRILADAFLRKCSDIHIEPYEHNFRVRFRIDGTLIEVAQPPKSLIAPIVSRLKILAQLDISERRKPQDGRIKLSVAGKPIDYRVSTLPTLFGEKVVLRLLDQSNLQLDMTKLGFEPKQIKVFQNGIHQPYGMCLVTGPTGSGKTTTLYSALAELNTDDVNISTAEDPCEFNLEGINQVNIKKEVGLTFPAALKAFLRQDPDIIMVGEIRDFEVGEIAVEAALTGHMVLSTLHTNDAPSTITRLLNMGIEPFLVTGSLNVVVAQRLCRKICTQCKIEDTKISKEEIIACGIAPASAEKIKIYRGAGCEHCNNTGYKGRVAIYEVLDVSPAIKEIILKHGSSDDIKRQAIKEGMKTLRMSALTKVALGETSLEEAVSNSSSDKF; the protein is encoded by the coding sequence GTGTTTCGAAAAGAATTCGCAGATGTTATCAGTAAAACAGGGATGGTTCCGTTAAAGGATCTTCGTCCGTTGTTAATGGATAAGGATAAAGACTCCATCTCTGAATTAGGCTTATTAGAATTTTCTTTCTTTGATGATGTAAAATTTGCAAAACAGGTCGCTGGAAATTATAGTGTACCATATATTGATTTAATGAAGGCCAGTGTACCTGATCGTATCCTCAAGCTTGTTAGACGTACTGACATTTTAAAATACAGAGCCATTCCAATTCAAAAAACAGGGAAATCAGTAAGCTTAGCGATTTTTGATCCTTCGCTTATTGCACGTCAAGCCGAGCTCCAATCCTTGTTTCAGCACCCAGTCGATTTTATTTTAACGTCACTAAGAGCTTGGAAAAGATTGTTTGAAAAAATTGAAGTCTCAATTGATGAAGTTCTTGAAACAGTTAAAGAGGTAAAAGCTGATTCAGGAGTGAATGAAAATCTTGTTGAAGAAGATATCGGTGATGATGTTATTCGTTTCGTAAATAGAATTCTTGCTGATGCTTTTCTTAGAAAATGTAGTGATATTCATATTGAACCATATGAACACAATTTTAGAGTTAGATTTAGAATTGATGGTACACTTATTGAGGTTGCACAGCCTCCAAAATCATTAATTGCTCCTATTGTTTCACGTCTTAAAATTCTTGCACAGCTAGATATTTCTGAAAGAAGAAAACCACAAGATGGTAGGATTAAGCTTTCTGTTGCAGGAAAGCCGATTGATTATCGTGTGTCGACACTCCCAACACTATTTGGTGAAAAGGTTGTACTAAGACTTCTTGACCAGTCCAATCTACAGCTAGATATGACTAAACTAGGATTTGAGCCAAAACAAATTAAAGTTTTTCAAAATGGTATTCATCAACCATATGGGATGTGCTTGGTGACAGGTCCTACGGGATCTGGGAAAACAACAACACTTTATTCGGCACTAGCTGAACTTAATACAGATGATGTAAATATTTCTACAGCGGAAGATCCATGTGAGTTTAACCTCGAAGGGATCAATCAGGTAAATATTAAAAAAGAAGTTGGTTTGACTTTTCCGGCTGCACTTAAAGCTTTTCTTCGTCAGGATCCCGATATCATCATGGTTGGGGAGATTCGAGACTTTGAAGTAGGAGAGATTGCTGTTGAAGCTGCTCTAACTGGTCACATGGTTTTAAGTACACTCCATACTAACGATGCACCATCGACAATTACACGTCTTTTAAATATGGGAATTGAGCCTTTTCTTGTAACAGGATCGTTAAATGTTGTTGTTGCACAAAGACTATGTAGGAAAATTTGTACTCAATGTAAGATAGAGGATACAAAAATCTCAAAAGAAGAGATAATAGCTTGTGGGATTGCTCCTGCATCAGCGGAAAAAATAAAAATATATCGTGGTGCTGGTTGTGAGCACTGTAACAACACTGGTTATAAAGGCCGTGTTGCGATTTACGAAGTTTTAGATGTTAGTCCAGCTATAAAAGAAATTATTTTAAAGCATGGATCTAGTGATGACATCAAGAGACAGGCCATTAAAGAAGGGATGAAAACTTTAAGAATGAGTGCACTTACGAAAGTAGCTTTAGGAGAAACATCTCTTGAAGAGGCAGTGAGTAACTCTAGTTCTGATAAGTTTTAA
- a CDS encoding type IV pilus twitching motility protein PilT codes for MSADTKSTKLQSEPTATKKLEVGENIKIQQLFKLMVDNGGSDLHISPGTSPAMRVNGEVIRVKVPALTPQTSKELVYQVLSEEQKNEFEKTLDLDFSFGIKGLARFRGNVFYSKGGVAAVFRQIPSIVPDFKSLNLPKVLMDMTDVSNGLILVTGPTGSGKSTTLAALIDRLNEIEAGHIITLEDPIEFVHPHKTCIMNQREIGRDSLSFKNALKGLLRQDPDIVLVGEMRDAETIEAALTIAETGHLVFGTLHTNSCVQTINRMVNVFPSEQQDQIRTLLSFVLQGVVSQQLLPKSFSPGRVLGMEILRTNPAIKNLIREDKIHQIYSQMQVGQDKTGMVTMNQSIKRHFDAGLIDAETAMSYSTNPEELAPQLGLKER; via the coding sequence ATGAGTGCTGATACTAAATCAACAAAACTACAGTCAGAACCAACAGCTACGAAAAAGTTAGAGGTTGGTGAAAACATAAAGATTCAACAATTGTTTAAGTTGATGGTTGATAATGGGGGATCAGATTTACATATCTCTCCTGGGACTTCACCAGCTATGCGTGTTAATGGCGAGGTCATAAGAGTCAAGGTACCTGCGCTAACACCACAAACTTCTAAGGAACTTGTCTATCAAGTTTTGTCTGAAGAACAAAAAAATGAATTTGAAAAAACTCTAGACCTCGACTTCTCTTTTGGTATTAAAGGTCTTGCGCGCTTTAGAGGAAATGTTTTTTACTCAAAAGGTGGTGTTGCAGCTGTTTTTAGACAGATTCCTAGTATTGTACCGGATTTTAAATCACTAAACCTACCAAAGGTTTTAATGGATATGACAGATGTGTCAAATGGACTTATTCTAGTAACTGGACCAACTGGTTCTGGTAAGTCGACAACTCTGGCAGCGCTGATTGATAGATTAAATGAAATCGAAGCTGGGCATATCATTACTTTAGAGGATCCAATCGAATTCGTTCATCCTCATAAGACTTGTATTATGAACCAAAGAGAGATTGGGAGGGATTCACTATCTTTCAAAAATGCACTTAAAGGTCTTTTACGTCAGGATCCCGATATTGTTCTCGTTGGTGAGATGAGGGACGCCGAAACGATTGAAGCGGCACTTACTATTGCTGAAACTGGCCACTTAGTTTTTGGAACCCTTCACACAAACTCATGTGTTCAGACAATTAATAGAATGGTTAACGTTTTCCCTTCAGAGCAACAGGACCAGATTAGAACACTACTATCGTTTGTTCTACAAGGAGTTGTTTCGCAACAGCTCCTTCCAAAATCTTTTAGTCCAGGGCGTGTACTTGGAATGGAGATTTTAAGAACAAATCCTGCGATCAAAAACTTAATTCGTGAAGATAAAATTCATCAGATATATTCTCAGATGCAAGTAGGACAAGATAAGACTGGAATGGTTACAATGAATCAAAGTATTAAAAGACACTTTGATGCGGGTCTGATCGATGCTGAAACAGCTATGTCATATTCAACAAACCCTGAGGAACTTGCACCGCAACTTGGATTAAAAGAAAGGTAG
- a CDS encoding type II secretion system F family protein, with amino-acid sequence MGLWKWEGLDKNGKRASGQIEATTEKEVRRLLRGQGNRPKKITPPSILEFDLGQWMVEQGFASAFGTKELSNFTKQLAIMINAGVPILQGLEIIYKTEKNAALKNAIQRIAKDVQEGKTLAESMTKQKGFDKLYCNLVKAGEIGGILDVILNKLSIHLEKQEKTKSQIKSAMTYPFIVTMIGIGVVWGLVTFVVPQFVGMLKDTGKDIPGITQFVMDVSDLCVNYSAYAVPIVIIVLVLISSWIKTPAGKIIYDKFAMKIPGFGVVVIKGNLSSFTRTLGTLLSAGVSLIDALEICIETIDNGVISRDIAAVKKSVIEGKTLTEPLQKIDYFPEMVAQMIKVGEQTGSIDQMLDKIAVVFEDEVNMAVESATKLIEPLILVGLGGTIAVVLVAIYLPMFMSAG; translated from the coding sequence ATGGGACTTTGGAAATGGGAAGGATTAGATAAAAACGGCAAGAGAGCATCTGGTCAAATTGAAGCAACTACTGAAAAAGAAGTACGAAGACTTCTTAGGGGCCAAGGTAATCGTCCGAAAAAAATTACTCCGCCATCAATTTTAGAATTTGATCTTGGTCAATGGATGGTTGAACAAGGCTTCGCTAGTGCTTTTGGAACAAAAGAGCTTTCAAACTTTACTAAGCAGCTTGCGATTATGATTAATGCGGGTGTTCCAATTTTACAGGGACTAGAAATTATTTATAAAACAGAGAAAAATGCTGCTCTTAAAAACGCAATTCAAAGAATTGCAAAAGATGTTCAGGAAGGAAAAACTCTCGCCGAGAGTATGACCAAACAAAAAGGTTTTGATAAACTATACTGCAATCTTGTAAAAGCTGGTGAAATCGGAGGGATTCTAGATGTCATCTTGAATAAGCTTTCAATTCACTTAGAGAAACAAGAAAAAACAAAGTCACAGATTAAGTCAGCTATGACCTATCCTTTTATTGTAACAATGATTGGTATTGGGGTCGTGTGGGGCCTTGTAACTTTCGTTGTTCCTCAATTTGTAGGAATGTTAAAAGATACGGGGAAAGATATCCCTGGTATTACACAATTTGTAATGGATGTCAGTGATCTTTGTGTAAACTACTCTGCATATGCTGTACCTATTGTCATTATTGTCCTTGTATTGATCTCGAGTTGGATAAAAACACCAGCAGGAAAAATTATTTATGATAAATTTGCCATGAAGATCCCTGGGTTTGGTGTTGTTGTAATTAAAGGAAATTTAAGTTCATTCACGAGAACTCTTGGGACACTACTTTCTGCAGGGGTTTCATTAATAGATGCATTAGAAATTTGTATTGAGACGATAGATAATGGTGTTATTTCTCGTGATATTGCCGCAGTTAAAAAATCAGTTATTGAAGGGAAAACTTTAACAGAACCACTTCAGAAAATTGATTATTTTCCCGAAATGGTTGCACAGATGATTAAAGTTGGTGAGCAGACAGGGTCAATTGACCAGATGCTTGACAAGATTGCTGTCGTTTTTGAAGACGAAGTTAATATGGCCGTTGAGTCTGCGACAAAGTTAATTGAACCTTTAATCCTTGTCGGCCTCGGTGGAACAATTGCTGTCGTTCTTGTCGCTATTTACCTGCCGATGTTCATGAGTGCAGGTTAA
- a CDS encoding type IV pilin protein, translated as MNKLRNESGFTLVELMVVVAIIGILSAVAIPNFKKYQAKSKTSEAKLQLSSMYTAETALLADYDSFGSCLGFAGYVAPAAANYYAGGIGSDTDGNATVVANGGTGCTAAYTFNARKTTGSSTPAVFADANTAFATGATPTDFTASMAGKIGSTGVINAWSIDENKALSTNNAGID; from the coding sequence ATGAATAAGTTGAGAAATGAGTCCGGCTTTACGCTCGTTGAGCTTATGGTCGTTGTTGCCATCATTGGTATTTTGTCAGCGGTAGCAATTCCAAATTTTAAGAAGTATCAGGCAAAGTCTAAAACTTCAGAAGCTAAGTTACAACTATCGTCGATGTATACTGCAGAAACTGCGTTACTTGCAGATTATGATTCGTTTGGATCATGTCTTGGTTTTGCTGGTTACGTAGCACCAGCTGCTGCTAACTATTATGCAGGTGGTATTGGAAGTGACACTGACGGTAATGCTACTGTTGTTGCAAATGGTGGAACAGGTTGTACTGCAGCTTATACTTTCAATGCAAGAAAAACTACAGGTTCTTCAACACCAGCTGTTTTTGCTGATGCTAACACTGCATTTGCAACTGGAGCAACTCCAACTGACTTTACTGCTTCAATGGCGGGGAAAATTGGAAGTACAGGTGTGATCAATGCATGGAGTATTGATGAGAATAAGGCTTTATCTACGAATAACGCAGGTATCGATTAA